The following coding sequences are from one Verrucomicrobiia bacterium window:
- the rnc gene encoding ribonuclease III translates to MSIHAQLESALGYRFRQPELLRLALTHPSMSHESGETEHNQRLEFLGDAVLQLCLTRELYDRFPDADEGSLTKGRARLVNQNSLAERAMFLKLGDYLIMSRGEEANGGRLRPSILADAFEAVIGAVYLDSGQDCACATLIKQFRSQLDNLDHLPKVENPKGALQEFLQSTSVEAPRYEVVSATGPDHDREFECAVWHTGRELARGTGKSKKAAEVAAAAIALDLLREKKIS, encoded by the coding sequence GTGAGCATACATGCACAATTAGAATCCGCTCTGGGTTATAGGTTCCGCCAGCCGGAACTGTTACGCCTGGCCCTGACGCACCCTTCCATGTCCCATGAGTCGGGCGAAACGGAGCACAACCAGCGCCTCGAATTCCTCGGTGACGCCGTTCTCCAGCTCTGTCTCACCCGCGAACTCTACGACCGTTTTCCTGATGCGGATGAAGGTTCCCTCACCAAAGGTCGCGCCCGCTTGGTGAACCAGAACTCGCTCGCGGAACGCGCGATGTTCCTGAAGCTCGGCGACTACCTCATCATGAGCCGGGGCGAAGAAGCCAACGGCGGTCGCTTGCGTCCTTCCATCTTGGCAGACGCCTTTGAAGCTGTGATCGGTGCAGTCTATCTGGATAGCGGCCAGGACTGCGCTTGCGCCACGCTCATCAAACAATTTCGCTCGCAGCTCGATAACCTCGACCACCTGCCCAAGGTGGAAAATCCCAAAGGTGCGTTGCAGGAATTCCTGCAATCTACCTCAGTGGAAGCTCCGCGTTATGAGGTGGTCTCAGCCACGGGTCCCGATCACGATCGTGAGTTCGAGTGCGCCGTCTGGCACACCGGTCGCGAATTGGCACGCGGCACCGGCAAGAGCAAAAAAGCCGCCGAAGTCGCCGCCGCCGCCATCGCACTAGATTTGCTACGAGAGAAGAAAATTAGTTAA
- a CDS encoding immunoglobulin domain-containing protein, whose amino-acid sequence MNRFTGVWLGLLLMLGVVQNSAGAEYSAANLLPSQLAGKTLWLQIVSKGGNAAYESTGSYKAVLHANGTYSVPAASGISPRSGTWSAFKNYDVLYLDLTGWFNDSTVDVFVFFSVSGVSVPAYYEIHREHLDPEEDGGNQVGIVRITDGEAPSPMAPVISSISGGGTRIINTDIVLSVTALSDLPMTYQWSRNNTPIDGATQSTYPLNNIQPANSGTYSVVVGNGVGNASTNTVLTVGAGESPTFLVQPSNNYWALTQTPVITCTVTGTPPIGWFWQKDGVPLVNGPKYATLAAGTSPTAPASPALYITDFQAVDAGGYSVVVTNNFGSITSVVAQIQVSTLPVIAENLKDQYVITNSPFSLSLVASGTPVTAVLWYKNGSYLTSTETPLLQRISNPSAVADTYYAVLQNGAGSVTSAVVKVQSFLTTAPDVFFEYPNEIRTIGTTISTTQNTRLTIAASAYGVPPLAFYWYRNDSLIPSHTAVNYDYPTNGNGFVKILDIPSVQGSDAGTYYVVASNQFGSRTSKVVTVSVQLADVPYIAIQPLGVRTYTTRLTSAGSVSIGFTSSVSATLYWYTNNTLHTARTTTYGAGSNYFSYSLTRTFANTNAIYAVVSNQFGMSTSAVVTAEVYLSPGTPEADFSLSGRTFGNSITKVISLPDGSVLVGGAFSIFNSITTGPLLQFQRDGNPTNFRLTNSLNTGYISGGVSNFYRFPDGKLLVVGSLLANAFPALSYANIIRFNTDGTIDTTFTGGRYTDASTSAYDQYISCAATNADQAVYIGGRFSTVQGNAQKGFARLSSSGAFDSGFRPTIANTNGTMDIYAVLVQADGKVLIGGTFTNINGTAITNLARLNDTGTLDTSFTPAYINGAVRSLALVNGYIVIGGDFGNVGNSSPIKPIVARLSANGILDTSWGLTNITAGGMVREVVPMSDGRVIAVGNFTTTVASGNQRKQLLRISLDGTADQIFAGGKDWDPNQIVNSAALTTDGHLWIGGNFTAIGNITINRLALLSLDAPLVTLIAPVLGMPVLVSGNVSFTLATTAGIHYELQSTTSLSSPTWITGESFNGDGNIHTFAVSNTGAQKFYRVMATLVP is encoded by the coding sequence ATGAATCGTTTCACTGGGGTGTGGTTGGGGCTATTGCTGATGCTCGGGGTGGTGCAGAATTCCGCGGGGGCTGAATACTCTGCTGCAAATCTTTTGCCCAGCCAGTTGGCGGGCAAAACTCTCTGGCTGCAGATCGTAAGCAAAGGTGGCAATGCCGCCTATGAATCCACCGGCAGTTATAAAGCGGTGTTGCACGCCAATGGCACCTACTCGGTGCCTGCCGCCTCTGGCATCTCTCCTCGATCCGGCACTTGGTCCGCTTTCAAAAATTACGATGTGCTCTATCTGGACCTCACCGGCTGGTTCAATGATTCCACGGTGGATGTGTTCGTTTTCTTCTCCGTCAGCGGTGTCAGCGTCCCCGCTTACTATGAAATTCACCGTGAGCATCTCGATCCCGAGGAAGATGGCGGCAATCAAGTCGGCATCGTGCGCATCACCGATGGTGAAGCGCCCAGCCCCATGGCACCCGTCATCAGTTCGATCAGCGGTGGTGGCACGCGCATCATCAATACAGACATCGTGTTGAGCGTGACCGCCTTGAGCGATCTGCCCATGACCTATCAATGGTCCAGGAACAACACGCCAATCGATGGCGCCACGCAATCCACCTATCCCCTCAATAACATCCAACCCGCCAACTCGGGTACCTACAGTGTCGTGGTCGGTAACGGTGTGGGCAATGCTTCGACCAACACCGTGCTCACCGTCGGCGCTGGCGAATCACCGACCTTCCTCGTGCAGCCGAGCAATAACTACTGGGCACTCACCCAGACACCGGTCATTACCTGCACGGTCACCGGCACACCACCAATCGGCTGGTTCTGGCAAAAAGACGGCGTGCCTTTGGTGAACGGTCCCAAATACGCCACGCTCGCCGCTGGCACATCACCCACAGCTCCCGCCAGCCCCGCACTCTACATCACGGATTTTCAAGCCGTCGATGCCGGTGGTTACTCCGTGGTGGTGACCAATAATTTCGGCTCCATCACCAGTGTCGTCGCGCAGATTCAGGTATCGACCTTGCCCGTCATCGCGGAAAATCTGAAAGACCAATATGTCATCACGAATAGCCCCTTCAGCCTGAGCCTCGTCGCTTCCGGCACACCGGTGACTGCCGTGCTCTGGTATAAGAATGGCAGCTATCTCACCAGCACCGAGACACCGCTGCTGCAAAGAATCTCGAACCCTTCTGCTGTTGCTGATACTTACTACGCCGTGCTGCAAAACGGCGCAGGCTCAGTCACCAGCGCCGTGGTGAAGGTGCAGAGTTTTCTTACCACCGCTCCGGATGTTTTCTTCGAATACCCGAACGAGATCCGGACCATCGGCACAACCATCAGTACCACCCAAAACACACGCCTGACCATCGCAGCTTCGGCTTACGGCGTTCCCCCGCTGGCGTTCTACTGGTATCGCAATGACTCTCTCATCCCCAGCCACACGGCGGTGAATTATGATTACCCCACGAACGGCAACGGCTTCGTGAAGATCCTCGATATCCCTTCCGTGCAAGGCAGCGATGCAGGCACGTATTACGTCGTGGCGAGCAATCAATTCGGTTCGCGCACCAGCAAAGTGGTCACCGTCTCTGTTCAGCTCGCCGACGTGCCTTACATCGCCATCCAACCACTAGGCGTACGCACCTATACCACGCGCCTGACGAGTGCAGGCTCAGTCAGCATCGGCTTCACCTCGAGCGTCTCGGCCACCTTGTATTGGTACACGAACAACACGCTGCACACCGCACGCACGACGACCTACGGTGCGGGCAGCAACTATTTCTCCTACAGTCTGACGCGCACCTTCGCGAACACGAACGCGATCTACGCCGTGGTCTCCAACCAGTTCGGCATGAGCACCAGCGCCGTCGTCACGGCGGAGGTTTACCTTTCACCCGGCACGCCCGAGGCTGACTTCAGTCTGTCAGGTCGGACGTTTGGTAATAGCATCACCAAAGTCATCTCGTTGCCTGATGGCTCGGTGTTGGTCGGTGGTGCCTTCTCAATTTTTAACAGCATCACCACGGGTCCTCTGCTGCAATTCCAGCGTGATGGCAACCCCACCAACTTCCGCCTCACGAACAGTCTAAACACCGGTTACATCAGCGGCGGTGTGAGTAATTTCTACCGTTTCCCCGATGGCAAATTGCTAGTGGTAGGCAGCCTCTTGGCGAACGCTTTCCCCGCCTTGAGCTACGCGAACATCATCCGTTTCAACACGGATGGCACAATCGATACGACTTTCACAGGCGGTCGTTACACCGACGCGAGCACCTCTGCCTATGATCAATATATCAGTTGCGCGGCGACGAATGCAGATCAAGCCGTTTACATAGGTGGCCGCTTCAGCACCGTGCAAGGCAATGCGCAAAAAGGTTTCGCGCGATTGAGTTCCAGCGGTGCGTTCGATAGCGGCTTTCGCCCGACCATCGCGAACACGAACGGCACGATGGATATCTACGCCGTTCTTGTGCAAGCGGATGGCAAGGTGCTCATCGGCGGCACCTTCACGAACATCAATGGCACGGCCATCACGAACCTGGCGCGCCTGAACGATACCGGCACGCTCGATACTTCGTTCACGCCCGCCTACATCAATGGTGCTGTGCGTTCTCTGGCCTTGGTGAATGGCTACATCGTTATTGGTGGTGATTTCGGCAATGTCGGCAACAGCTCGCCGATCAAACCCATCGTCGCGCGCCTCAGCGCGAATGGCATATTGGATACCTCTTGGGGACTTACGAACATCACGGCAGGTGGCATGGTGCGCGAAGTTGTTCCGATGTCCGATGGACGCGTGATCGCAGTCGGTAACTTCACCACCACCGTGGCTTCTGGCAATCAACGCAAACAACTCCTGCGTATCAGCCTGGACGGCACAGCGGACCAGATCTTCGCTGGTGGTAAAGATTGGGATCCGAATCAGATCGTGAATTCTGCTGCGCTCACTACTGATGGCCATCTGTGGATTGGCGGTAATTTCACAGCCATCGGTAACATCACCATCAATCGCCTGGCGTTGCTCTCCCTGGATGCGCCGTTAGTTACGCTGATCGCACCGGTGCTGGGTATGCCAGTGTTGGTGAGCGGGAATGTCTCCTTCACGTTGGCCACGACGGCAGGCATCCATTACGAACTGCAATCCACGACGTCCTTGAGTTCGCCCACGTGGATCACGGGGGAATCATTCAATGGGGATGGTAATATCCACACCTTTGCCGTGAGCAATACAGGCGCGCAGAAATTCTATCGCGTGATGGCGACGCTGGTGCCGTAA